The Catalinimonas alkaloidigena genome has a segment encoding these proteins:
- a CDS encoding ABC transporter ATP-binding protein has translation MFRTRSLVFTYNKTAYFRFPDIELNAGEDLLIVGESGVGKTTLLHLMAGLLRPESGQVELLDTSLHELSSRQRDRFRGQYIGLVFQRPHFVRALSLEENLTLIQLLAGKKQDKNRIREVLHSLGMSHKLHEKPHRLSQGEQQRAALALAVVNRPRLILADEPTASLDDRNAGRVAALLKQQALASGAQLIIITHDRRLKDPFPHLLEL, from the coding sequence ATGTTCCGAACCCGATCGCTGGTGTTTACCTACAACAAGACGGCTTACTTCCGTTTTCCGGACATCGAGCTGAACGCCGGGGAAGACCTGCTGATCGTGGGTGAATCCGGGGTCGGAAAAACGACGTTGCTGCACCTGATGGCGGGTTTGTTGCGACCCGAGTCGGGTCAGGTGGAGCTGCTGGATACGTCGCTGCATGAACTTTCATCCCGACAGCGGGATCGTTTCCGGGGGCAGTACATAGGGCTGGTCTTTCAACGGCCGCATTTTGTGCGGGCCCTCTCGCTGGAAGAAAACCTGACACTGATACAGCTGCTGGCTGGAAAGAAGCAGGACAAAAACCGGATCAGGGAAGTCCTCCACAGCCTGGGGATGAGCCATAAGCTCCACGAGAAGCCGCACCGGCTGAGTCAGGGCGAGCAGCAGCGCGCCGCCTTGGCCCTGGCGGTGGTCAACCGTCCGCGCCTGATCCTGGCTGATGAACCGACGGCCAGCCTAGACGATCGGAACGCCGGGCGGGTGGCCGCCTTGCTGAAGCAGCAGGCGCTGGCGTCCGGGGCGCAACTGATTATCATTACGCACGATCGGCGGCTGAAAGATCCCTTTCCGCATCTCCTTGAGCTATGA
- a CDS encoding ABC transporter permease, translating into MNLFTLSYRSLMSRPLSTALSLVLLSLGVGMIAFLVQVNHHVQQQLENQVRGIDMVVGAKGSPLQLILSAVYHLDAPTGNISLEEAERLRAHPLVASGIPLAYGDSYQGYRIVGTTDQYPQLYDATVARGRLWQAPFEVTLGATVAENLHLKVGDTFAGTHGLEEGGEAHEAHAYRVVGLLDYTYSVLDQLILTATESVWEIHHHEEGEEADPLEHEAHEEEAELGEEAHPLDHEEHKKEAEREITAMLIRFRSPLGMVQLPRMVNQDTNMQAAVPVYEISRLFSLIGVGVDTLQALALVIMSVSGLSVFISLYTALSERIYEMALMRTYGATRWQLVGLIVQEGLLLTGSGFLLGMLFSRIGLWLVSHLMEAGYHYPFSGGAWLPEEGWLLVIALGLGLLASLLPAIRVFHLNLSKTLADA; encoded by the coding sequence ATGAACCTTTTCACCTTGAGCTACCGGAGCCTGATGAGCCGACCGCTCAGTACCGCCCTCAGCCTGGTCTTACTGTCGCTGGGCGTAGGCATGATCGCCTTTCTGGTGCAGGTGAATCATCATGTACAACAGCAACTGGAAAACCAGGTGCGAGGCATTGACATGGTGGTAGGAGCCAAAGGGAGCCCGCTGCAACTCATTCTTTCGGCCGTGTATCATCTCGATGCCCCGACGGGCAATATTTCCCTGGAGGAGGCCGAACGGCTCCGAGCCCATCCGCTCGTGGCTTCCGGCATCCCCCTTGCGTACGGCGACAGTTACCAGGGCTATCGAATTGTAGGGACGACTGACCAGTACCCGCAGTTGTACGACGCGACGGTCGCCCGTGGGCGGCTGTGGCAGGCACCGTTCGAGGTGACCCTCGGCGCGACGGTCGCCGAAAATCTGCACCTGAAGGTGGGGGACACCTTTGCGGGGACCCATGGCCTGGAAGAAGGCGGCGAAGCCCACGAAGCACATGCCTATCGGGTCGTCGGCCTCCTGGACTACACCTATTCCGTGCTGGACCAACTCATTCTTACCGCGACCGAAAGCGTGTGGGAGATCCACCACCATGAGGAGGGAGAGGAAGCTGATCCTTTGGAGCACGAAGCACACGAAGAAGAAGCAGAGTTGGGAGAAGAAGCTCATCCTCTGGACCATGAAGAACATAAGAAGGAAGCGGAGCGGGAAATCACGGCGATGCTCATCCGCTTCCGCAGCCCCCTGGGCATGGTGCAACTGCCCCGCATGGTCAACCAAGACACCAACATGCAGGCGGCGGTGCCTGTCTACGAAATCAGCCGTCTGTTCAGTCTGATCGGCGTAGGCGTCGATACGCTCCAGGCCCTGGCGCTGGTGATCATGTCCGTATCAGGACTTAGCGTCTTCATCAGCCTCTACACCGCCCTGAGCGAGCGGATCTACGAAATGGCCCTGATGCGTACCTACGGGGCGACCCGCTGGCAACTGGTCGGCCTCATCGTACAGGAAGGACTTCTGCTGACAGGGAGCGGGTTTCTGCTGGGCATGCTGTTCAGCCGCATCGGACTGTGGCTGGTGTCCCATCTGATGGAAGCCGGGTACCACTATCCCTTTTCAGGCGGGGCCTGGCTGCCGGAAGAGGGGTGGCTGCTGGTGATCGCCTTGGGCCTGGGACTGCTGGCTTCGCTATTGCCCGCCATCCGCGTATTTCATCTGAACTTATCAAAAACCCTGGCCGATGCCTAG
- a CDS encoding DUF3299 domain-containing protein: MPRLLIFLLMLITTPVWAQTQITWETLRDVRFTSRYHKEAGASYYVPHFGASVKALEGKEVYLKGYMLPLLPEENMFILSSNPYSSCFFCGTGGPESIVELRLKPGHPRFKMDQVVTIQGKLKLNQDDINQCNYILDEAEVY; this comes from the coding sequence ATGCCTAGACTCCTGATCTTTCTCCTGATGCTGATCACGACGCCCGTCTGGGCACAAACCCAGATCACTTGGGAAACCCTGCGTGACGTGCGCTTTACCAGCCGGTACCACAAGGAGGCTGGTGCCTCGTACTACGTTCCCCACTTCGGCGCTTCGGTGAAAGCCCTGGAAGGAAAAGAGGTGTACCTGAAGGGGTACATGCTGCCCCTGTTGCCCGAAGAGAATATGTTCATCCTTTCCAGCAATCCCTACTCTTCCTGCTTTTTCTGTGGGACGGGCGGCCCGGAATCTATTGTAGAGCTCCGGCTCAAGCCCGGTCATCCCCGGTTCAAGATGGACCAGGTGGTAACCATCCAGGGCAAGCTGAAGCTCAACCAGGACGACATCAACCAGTGCAATTACATCCTGGACGAGGCCGAGGTATACTGA
- a CDS encoding MerC domain-containing protein, with translation MKDQFMGLHWDFVGFSASLLCAFHCAALPFLLSLAPLAGLQFLHTPWIEYTILLVSFLVASYALIQGYRRHHHKPTALLLVTFGFLLISTGHFLPGEWQELLLSSGGAILIALAHLLNWKLIRQSPTELSTARTNKTFQPTQ, from the coding sequence ATGAAAGATCAATTCATGGGGCTTCACTGGGATTTTGTCGGCTTCAGCGCCTCATTGCTCTGCGCTTTCCATTGTGCGGCCCTTCCCTTTTTGCTTAGCTTGGCTCCATTAGCCGGACTTCAATTTCTACACACGCCCTGGATAGAATACACGATCCTCCTGGTAAGTTTTCTGGTAGCGTCTTACGCATTGATACAGGGCTACCGCCGGCACCATCACAAACCCACGGCTTTACTCCTGGTTACCTTCGGATTTCTCCTGATCAGTACCGGTCATTTCTTGCCTGGAGAGTGGCAGGAACTTTTACTATCCTCCGGTGGAGCCATCCTTATCGCGCTGGCTCACCTGCTCAACTGGAAACTAATCAGACAATCACCTACGGAGTTGTCCACCGCTCGCACTAACAAAACGTTTCAACCCACTCAATGA